agagaagtaaagcaagtgtgtaagtccatctctgaatgtttgtaaagcattcctgcgttaagcttaacaaacgatatatggagcgactgcctcttcttgctgctacttcaatcatgaaactgcttaacgatcagctgatcggcttttctgtcgccagtcgtgtctctagtttgcttttggcccactttgcaccagaaagaggaaaccagcggctgaacaacagcagcacgtttaagcttgatcagctgttgttagaatgtatttaatattactttctactcgaggatctttttctacgtagctgacggctggtaactgtgcaggggcggatctagcaaagtttagccaggggggccgatagggcattaacagggaaaagggggcacaaagacatacttttctttcttattctcatttaaaatgtctagcttttaataaataattatctgacacccaaagttttaatttgatgtaaaatgaatagaagtcaattactgtatatagtaactattaagtctaatataccctagtaagctatagtactttttcctttgggaaggtaccatctgtgcagtctgcaattttgttgaagaaagatgttgaatctatttaatatttcttgaaaaataattgatttctgtgcattttttttcacactgcatcaaattaaggttgattacgtcgattaagcatcatgaggtggcgcgtgaggggtggttccctattttttatttatttatttttgttgttgctgggagttggagccctattagttaggttgcttaatatttatgctaagtactctttaaaataccagaatagtgaggatggtgtaggtttaagtttattagattgatcagtattgctgaactatgaaatattttttttttgcatacaggtataacagaatagctttagtgtagttgttgttttaaacttgagtatgaacttatacaaaatgcagcaagatatttaaaaaacagttttgttgattaaaaaacactatatcggattcatatcggtatcggcagatattcaaatttatgatatcggtatcggtatcggacataaaaaagtggtatcgtgccatctctaaaaGAAACCGGCTGAGTTAAGATCGAAGCtggctgtatgtggcccatAAGTTTGACGTCTGTGCTCTAGTGAATTTTCTGGTTATGACATCGGTGATATTCAGTGACATTCATCAAACAGGAGAGGTCAGCATGCAGTTgaatgcaaagctgctctaaaGTTCTCAGTGAAAACCTTTCACAGAATAACAGGTTAAATTAGCCTGTGTGTCACTTCAGCCGTTGTGGTGACTGTatagataaaacacacaaatgtgtcatctgcataatgATTTAGAACAAGTGAGTATTTTACTTTCAACAGTAAAATTGAATGTTATGAGGAAATTAGTTCTCTATATTCAACACTAAATCAGTCTTAAAATTACTCAGATTTATGTCAAAAGTACAGGTTTACTAAGCTAATGCAACCTGAGAGTGAGAGATATGTTAGCTGTTCCCTTCAGCCACATCACAAAGGTTCTGTAATGGACTGATAGTGTTTTTACAATCTTGTATTATCTTACTTTGATGAGTTACTGCGAAATGGAgcttctgtttcctgttcttagttgACAGGCGTAGcctccagtgtggtcttctgctactGTAACCTGTCTGCTTCAAGGTCTGttgtagagcagggcgatatggccaaaaatatttatcacgatatatatttgaaaatttgcgataacgatataactgacgatataattgatgcgagacaaaatacaactccacaacattactagcgcaaaaagacaaccttccatttattttcacttaaacaagaagctggtttttatgtacattaaagctttataaaaatttaacagtgcaaatgcaaattccttgctgaaagtttaaccaaaaggcatttccagtagaaatgggctgacatatcctgagcataaccatgtataatatccactgaagttaaaaagaggtgctttgcaacattaaactgcagtgtgcagtacgtatttttcggaccataaggtgcacgggattataaggcacattaagcgaaacaaagcagtcagataaatcaaactttattaaactcattcttcttgcttcctccacttctgtaccattgattcattaatgttgaattctctggcagctgctctattcccatgttgttgcagtatattaatggctaacctcgtattgtggatggattatctcagttgttctcctgactgaagattggtccgtttacagcatcctgccatgcgattgcatttgtctctaaccatgaggaaccttcacgttaacttttataagtggaaaagtgttagtgttcgtcctccagcttcactgtttatgttatgctaacatagctgtgtcgctagcgatcacgtagcacatcattatataccagctagcccaacttcagtaaccctacaaacgtcactgctgtttagtttcctgtcttcatttatgttggaagtgatagcagagctgtacgtttgatttttttcagaaatctctcagtcagaacatgcaatatcatgcttaggtaactagcgaaactagcgagctaaattccgctagcttcctgctaacttctaactccgttaaatgtaataacttttgttttcatggatgcctggaagttaaacttcatagttacacctggtaaagcagcaatgctgatcgttttattaaagatgaaagaatttagacagtttttaaatggcctgtatttatatagcgccttactagtccctaaggaccccaaagcgctttacatatccagtcatccacccatccacacacacattcacacactgatgatggtaagctacattgtagccacagccaccctggggcgcactgacagaggcgaggctgccggacactggtgccaccgggccctctgaccaccaccagtaggcaacgggtgaagtgtcttgcccaaggacacaacgaccgagactgtccaagccggggctcgaaccggcaaccttccgattacaaggcgaactcccaactcttgagccacgatcgccccataactctcagtgatgctgcagtgttcgtttgacctgaagaggggggtttaggacccagattactcccagatttaagagcatcttagtccgacaaatacgacaataacgacagccgcttgcatgttctgcaaaaaaatgtgctttgtcgtgtatctgagggacaaacaccaaagcagttccacatcactgaagttgcaccatttttacaagccaattctggttcatctgtttcactcaacaatcggccatgtgcgtatgaaaacaaagaaactgcgcattcgcgttttactcattctatcgcgatatttcattttcctatcgttgcctaacattataccggtattgccgtgaacggtataatatggcccagccctagtctgttggtctgttttgctttcagagATGTTCTTCTCTGTAGCTTCTTTGTAACAAACCTATTAGCTCAAAGTAGTCTGGCTttctcctctgacctttgacatcATCAAAGTATTTTCACCCAGataactgctgctcactggatattttctcatttCAGATGACTCTCTATAAACCCTTAGCGATGGTTATGTGGGAAAAACCCAGTACATGAAAAAGTGTGGGAAATACAGCCCATCTGACATCAACGACCACGTCATGTTCGGTCACCTTTCTTCCtgatactcttttttttttctttcgcctgtcccatttggttcttttgccatcagaattattgtctaaaggccaagaaagatgcccaatgggTTTTCTTTACCAatatattttcacttgctaaacaCGGGATAGACATGACtgggagaaagaaaagggagaaagaaagagggaaagaaaaacagcggggaagaggaacAGTGATAAAGGgcataaaaccaaaacaatcaaaacaaaacagacaaaaaatacatatgtcAATCACCtggtgagaaagaaaaaagagaaaacaagcaaaaaaagagagcaatataataaacaacatcatcacaataatctatgtgaatataacagtaaatactaaatattgaatattattgtgcagcacataagatcaacagcgcacagtgtgttttgaggtaggagccaaaaaaggtttagtttgtttgtgtgagcacccgtgtgtacacctgtgagcatgagcgcacttgtattcaaaaggttacttcatgtaatgatctgctagagggtgtggggagccatagccccgtcctccagcACATGAAGCAGGTATAGAGGAGATCctggctccagacatccagagacccccagaacacaagagaccaaggaagaccaacagaggggcagccgtgcCACtctcccagaaagagctgaggagagtcccagatgagaggTCACTCAGCAGGCGCGGAGCAGaggccagggggagttgcagtgacgtgcccgtgagctccgccggcagccagctgtgccagagtgaccgagccccaggcccagaggccgagggcaccccaccccccgaaagggcccgagcgagccccaggctccaggccccgacaagcagccaccaggagtgagccggtgtgtacctggacgcccatccccggacacaaagaaccaccaatgcaccgatgtctgagggcgtctgccaatGGAAGGGGGAATggtgggggagataggcctccatacattggagggcctgagatgtccctacagaggtggcgtctgatacccgacctgacatatagacacagacaaacaggcacacacagatacaaacatccattcccaccttcatgctctcatatgcaattactcaacactcacccaacgtggagacagacataaatagACACTGTACACTCCCCAAGCATACCCTAAGCCCCAgatctaggtacccttgcccctggagggggaaactgcacccagacccaggtggtgttaccctcttccctggggtggagagaagcagaccgccccgactccgcagcagcagggaggccccacattccagaccccaatgggacggccaactcctccttcCAGCCcaacaaaactgaaacaaaactgAGCTACTGCCAGACAAAGCCACAATTCTCCCTTCAGCTTGGTGATACTCTTTATTGGTTGTGGAactttttaaagaaactgaaagcaTTCAATTCCCCAAAATGGATTTTCTTTTGCACATATTAAGTATTATTTAACCAAAATTCATGCTTTATGGTTTCCAGCAGCATTCAGCATCCTCATACCTCTTTCCTAAAACAGGTTCTGATGATTTGTCAGAAATATTTTAACCGTcaacagcagccagtatgatGGTGTCAGTTCCTGGCAGCACAGCAAACAAGGTGTCTAAGAACGGAATGTTGTCCTGCAAACATTTGTGGATACACCTCCTCCTGGTCGGATAAGTATGCACTAACTGCCCTTCTGGCCTGTTCTGTATAGACTCACCTGACAGCTTGACGGTTGAGAAGAAGTGATAAGAAACGAGAAATTAAGTAAGATTAGTCAAAGGTATTTAGAAGACCtgacaaaagaagagaaactAAGCACGAACAAAAGCAGCTACCCGTCTCACCACCTCGGATCATGTCGCTGTCAAAGCCAGAGGACCAGCTAGCCTACGAGCTGAGCTGTCCCATCTGCCTTCAGCTCTACTTGGACCCGGTGGCTCTCCCCTGTGGGCACAACTACTGTCTATTCTGTATCCGCAAAACTATTGACAGCACGGATAAGACTGGCAAAATCCTGCCGCGCTGCCCAGAATGTCGTGAGGAGTATCCTGGCACGGATAACCTGCAGATAAATTTCAAACTTCGCAGCATCATTGAGAACTACAAGGCCACCGCGCTGCTGCTGAACATGCAAGCCGACTGCGTGGATACCAAAATGGAGGTTTTCTGCGATCAGTGCATAGATGAGCAGTCGCCCGCCGTGAAGACCTGCCTGAAGTGTGAGGTGTCTCTCTGCTCCAGACACCTTCAGAAACACCACGAGAAGGAGTTGTTCAGGACCCACCCCGTGGTGGAGCCCACGACGGAGCTGAGAGTGAAGGCCTGTGCCATCCACCAGCGTCCCCTTGAGTACTTTTGTTCCAACGACATGATGTCTCTGTGCACCACGTGCGTCGTAGAGGGTCATCACGAGAGCCACGACGTTCTCATCTTTAGCGTAGCTGAAGAGGAGATGAGACGAGCGCTGGAGGCCCGAAATAAGGTACTTTTGACTGCattaacattttaacattttacctACTGTTATATTGTAGCATTATATATTAGGAAGGGGGGTTATTATATatgtattaataaataaattgataaCCTACAAAATGTGGGCATATCTGGGTCAGCTGAGCATGCACAAAAGTGAAAGTAGTGCTCAGACAGGGCTTGTAGACTCATGAATAAAATATTCAAGTTATACAAATGCATAATTCATGTTATAAAAATATGTGAATCCCATCAGGGAACTTACTGTTGAGAAATGTCAAAACCTGAAAATCCTGTAATATAATTTTGGAACAATGTTTAAAAGACTATGCTCTATGCACATGGGACATAGACATGGGAACTGAACTTGTTTCACGTATAAATTAAGGGCTTGGCACCTCAGTGACTCACTGCCATTTTTGAGGAGTGGTGAAGATCTGGAATGCAAAACAAATCTGTCTGATAGGAATAACCTGATGACCTTTGGCAGAATCTAAGGGAGTGCACAGTTTCGTGCTATACATACAATTCAAAAGTGCAAAGTCAGACCGTTGAATTTAATATTTTGGACCAGAAAATGATCAAACTTTGATGGAATATGATCATATATTACTTAACATTacagaaaacatttacagtactatatatatgtatatatagatCTGTTTTCTCTACTTGTTTTCCGAAAGCACTTACGAGAAAAGGGCACCCAGTTTTTCCAGATCCGAAATCTTTTATGCTTATACACAATAGAAAGAATCCTGTCGTGTGAAACTCAAAAGATCTTAAAACATAttacatgtgtgtttgcaggtCATTTCTAGCAGACTGCAGCTGACAGAGGGACTCCTGCAGAAGACAGCAGAGGATCAGGGAACCTCTGAAGCTGTAGGAGAAAAAATGGTCAGCAAGGCTGTGACAGTCATGGACAGCATAGGTGCTCTGGTGGACAGGTAACCTGCTGCACATTTGCTGCTAGTAACACTGCCTTAAAAAGTAGCAGGTGGTGTAATTAAGCAAATGCAGTGACCAAAGATGGACTTAAAGgctttgaaaacacatttccCCAATTACAGTCTGAACTATATGAGGTATGAATGCACGCTCAACAATCTCTCATAAAACCAAACACACCCTGTTCTGATAGAATATCCTCACGAATCTTTGACTTTAAAGCACTTGATAAAAATGTTTGCAggttttcatttgatttttgtGGTTAAACGTTAAACTCTACAACCATCACAATGTAAAAATAGATGGAATGAATTCTCAATAAAGAACAGGAATTATCTTTTTTTCCCAAATGCTTTAAAAGTCAGCCAGTGTTCGTGCACAGTATGTTTTCAAACAGCAAGATGACAAATGATATTGGCTTTAAAAAGGTGTGGAAAACCCAGAATGCATATTTCAGAGGTGGTAGAACAGTTTCTTCAggagcttctctctgacaggatGTGCTTCATATTTTCAGcagcaaataaaaatacagaccAAAACTTCGACCCCTCAAAGAATGTAGTAAGCATGTATGTAATTAATGCAGTTCATCTGCATTTTAGGCCTACCAGCGTCTGTTTTGTGGTGCAGATTCAAGGGTGTCTGTAACACCCTAATACTTTAGTAAGTTTCAAGAAAACATTCAAGAAGGTATATCTTTGGAAGGAAGTAAGACTGAAATGTAGAGCTCAGTCACATTAGTGAGGCTGTGTGTGAGCTAGTTGTACgttaagttaaataaaaatattgagcATGCATAGCAGCAATTTCCCCAGGGCCAAGGGACTGTTGGAGGAGTTTATTATGTCATAGGTTGTCCAAATTAATATATGGACGTTCATGCTGAGGGTTGGAACTTTCTGGAAGTTCAGGAACTTCTGGGTGTGCCTCCTAGCACATTTCTTATCATTTAGGTAGTCTACCAGCAGCATTTCAGCCAGTTTCATCTCACAGGCATTTTCTCAGTACCAGGTAtttattaaaagaacaaaaacaaaaacaactcacATACATAATCAGATGCTATCTGTTTCgcttttttgtttgatttttaaaaaaccaTTTGGCTAGCTGGCTAACCTTATCTAATTAGCACAGATTATAACTTAGATTGTTGAATATTTTCTGAGCTTTGTGATTATTTCTCATTGTATGGACACAATGGATGCATGTACAACTTTAAAGCAGACACAGTGATGAATCGATCTACCTGACTCTGTTTAGTAACATCACgataataaaagaaataaaaatgaccaGTCAGCTTCACTTGTGTGCTGTGATACAGGTACAGGGATCGCCTGCTTTTGCTcttggaggaggagagaggacagCGCCGCAAAAGCTGGCAGCTAGGCGT
This region of Maylandia zebra isolate NMK-2024a linkage group LG20, Mzebra_GT3a, whole genome shotgun sequence genomic DNA includes:
- the LOC101473205 gene encoding E3 ubiquitin/ISG15 ligase TRIM25; this translates as MSLSKPEDQLAYELSCPICLQLYLDPVALPCGHNYCLFCIRKTIDSTDKTGKILPRCPECREEYPGTDNLQINFKLRSIIENYKATALLLNMQADCVDTKMEVFCDQCIDEQSPAVKTCLKCEVSLCSRHLQKHHEKELFRTHPVVEPTTELRVKACAIHQRPLEYFCSNDMMSLCTTCVVEGHHESHDVLIFSVAEEEMRRALEARNKVISSRLQLTEGLLQKTAEDQGTSEAVGEKMVSKAVTVMDSIGALVDRYRDRLLLLLEEERGQRRKSWQLGVSALEEQQQQLMEAQKSATEVLNETDTCIFIHRFMQIEQKLRHVVTSAISSNIPSKAPLNNMCLQGGLKTQDFCTEMTRLMDSLHILLNPLELTFSIFTAHPNLLVSNDLRTVKYSSNKQSYPEHPERFTSAPQILCSQGFSGGEHVWVVEVGPNSMWSLGVCYKSIPRRGDHSRLGHNTVSWRLQWKNGKLTVCQCSSNVVLKEVTTPPVKIEVALDYEGGTLTFHSTKGRREHLHTLKAVFKEPVYPVFSILSNTPDSWITLSSGM